Genomic DNA from Desulfuromonas versatilis:
ACCTCGGCCCGCGCCGCGAGAAGGTCGGGGCGTGAGGCCATGGCCGGGTCGAGGTGAAAGCGGTCGAAGAAACTTCGATCTTCAAGGTCGCCCTCGATCTGAAAATCGCCCCCGGCGGGTAAGGCGAGGCTTTGTTCCAGGGCGGCTCGCGCCTGGGCCAAACGTCCCTGCGCCGATGCGATCTCGCTGGCGGCCCTGGCCGTCTCGGTTCTGGCGAGATTTACCTCGAACAGGGGCGCATCCCCGGCGCGATAACGATCCGTGGCGATGCGCAGCAGTTCCTCGGCGAGCGCTTTCCGTTCGCGGGCCAGTTCCAACCCCTTGCGGGCATGGAGAACCCGGTAATAGGCGCCGACCGCCGCGCTCACCGCCTGACGCCGCGCCTCGCCGGTCAACCATTTCTCCCGCTGAAGCTCCGCCTCGGCGACGGCAATGCGTTTGTCGCGCCGGCCCCACAATTCCACGGGAATCTCGAGCCCCACGCCAAAGTCGACGTCGTCTTCCTCGGCACTGCGGGGACCGGCCTCCAACTCCAGCTGGGGATTTTCGAGGGTGCGCACCTTGGCGCCGGCCAGCCTGGCCTCCCCTTCCTCGATTTGGGTGGAGGAAAGGCGAACTTCCAAGGCGGCCGAAGCGGCCAGCTCCAGGACCCGGGCCTGAGTCAAGGCCGTCTCGGCCGCAGCATTTGGCGCCGGGAGCGAGAAAATCAGGAGCAAGACAGAAAACCAGAAACGCTTCATCTCCGATCAATCTCCAGTTCTTTCGGGAAGCCGCCCGGGTAGGGTCGACATCCGAAGGCTAGTCTTTTAAGAGGACCCAGGGCCTGGCGGGCGCCGCACGAAAGGTCCCCAGCCGCTAGGGGGGCCACGTCATCGACGCAGGACTGGCCCGAGGCGTCGAAAAAGGGACCTTGGGTCCTTGGAATATGGATTTAACGCTGCAAGAAAAAGGAATCAGTGACGGGCGAAAACCCGTCGGTCGCCCAGGAAAGGCGAAGGAGAGGTATCAATTTCTCAGGACAACGGTGCGCAGAAAAGCAAGGGTTGGCTGTTGCGGGGGAGGCGGTTGCGGGCGGAATCCCGGGACCACTTCCAGCAGAGGAAAAAGGGAGAAACCCGAGGGGGAATGGACCGGAGGGGTAGCGGGAGTCGAAAAACCCGCCTCATCTGAAAACCGCGAAACGGGGTGAACATTCTGCGTGAACGCGGGAAGGTCGAAGCACTCCGCACCTGGTGCGATCTCAAGACCTGGAGAGTCATGGCTGTCAGCATGACCATGCTCTGACCCCTCTTCCTTGCAGGGATCGGTCTTCTCGCAGCGCCCCTGGGGGTTGTATTCCAGGCGCGGCCCTCCCTCGGAGCCGAAGCACCAGGAGAAACCCTGAGCCATTCCGCCCCCCACGAAGAGATGGACGAAGCAAACGGCCAGTAGAATCAGATGATGTAATGGGGATCTGGTCATGATTTTCATACCTGGGTTCAAAGTTTAATCCGGGTGCCCCTGAAAAAGCAACACTGAGACTCTTTTTTTTCGATGGGTGTTGCTGGGGGTCCTGAAAACAAAGACCCTGCCGGTCACCCCAAAACACACCGGGAAAACGCTAAGGCCGTTGGTCGTCTTGGAGCTTCATTTCTTGGAGCTGGTTGCCTGGGAAACCACAGACCGCGTCACGGGAAACCACCCACCCTGATGCAGTAGACATTGAGCGCCCTTGAGGAGGCGAAATCCCGGGTAGTTTCCGGTGAGCCGGTCGATCTGGTCGAGCTGCTGCTCCAGGCGTTTGCGGTCCAGGCCCCTGGCCACGGTGACTGCGCGGCTGTGCTCGGTGATCGCCAGGTAACTGGAGCCGAGGCAGCGGGCCGCTCAACCGTTCAGCCGCGGCGAGCTTGGTGCGCGTTTGTGCCCTTGCGTGGCGTTCCAGCTCCTGGGGGGGCTTCTCCTCCATCTTCTCCCCAAAACCCTTCAGGTCCCGGACCTGGTGCTTGCGGGCAGCCCCAGCCAGATCTTCCAGGTTCTCGACGCCCAGTTCCCGATGCAGGGTCGCGACCCGCTTCGGGCCGAGCCGGGCGATCTCCAGCAGTTCAGCCAGCTCGCCCTGGACTTGCTTCTGCAGCTCCTCAAGCATGGCGACCTTGTTGCAGGTCGGGGCGATGTTCGCATTGTGGATGGGCCTATTGAGGAGCCTTCCCGGCGAGGGCGTTTCCTGAAGGACTGCTCTGGAAAGGATACTGAAAAACCCCTGTTCCCCAGCCGTGCAGGCGGGTTCTCTTTGTCTGCAATTGTGAATTGTCCGATGTTCGATAAGCTGGGGGTGATAAGGCATTCAGCGGGCAATTGACCAACCGGACTAGGCCGGATCCAAGATCGAAGAACAGAAGCCGATCGGAACGGCTCCGGTGTGCGGACGAGAAGAAACATGGCACGGGAAAAACTGGTCGTCATCGGCGGCGACGCAGCAGGCATGAGCGCCGCCTCCAAGGTGCGGCGCGAGGATTCGGGGCGCGAAATCCTGGTGTTTGAGCGCAGTCCCCACACCTCCTATTCGGCCTGCGGCATGCCCTACTACATCGGCGGAGTGGTCGAGGACGTGGAGCCGTTGATCGCCCGCTCGCCTCAAAAGTTCCGGGAAAAATACCGGATCGACGCCCGCATCCGCCACGAGGTCACCGAGATCGACCCGAAAAAGGCCCGGGTGCGGGTCGCAGACCTCGAGGGGAAAGCGGAACGCTGGGAAAGCTACGATCAGCTGTTGATCGCCACCGGTGCCAGTCCGTTTTGCCCCAGCCTGCCCGGCGCCGACGCGGAGGGGATTTTCGGTCTCTCGACCCTGGAGAGCGGGTTGCGGGTACGCCGGGCCCTCGAGCGGCTCTCCCCGCGCCGGGTGGTGGTCGTCGGCGGGGGCTATATCGGCCTGGAGATGGCCGAGGCGTTTATCCGTCTGGGGCTGGAGGTGGCGCTGGTTCAGCATGGGCCGCAGGTCATGGGGACCCTCGATCCGGACATGGGCAAACTGCTTTCCGATGCGCTTCGCGAGATCGGCGTTGCGCTGTTTCTGGAGGAGGCTGCGACCGGGTTTGAAACCCGCGAGGGGAAGGTGCGTGGGGTGGTGACGGAGCAGCGCACCCTTCCTGCTGAACTGGTATTGCTGGGCATGGGCACCCGGCCCAACAGCGCCCTGGCCGAAGCGGCCGGCATTGCCCTGGGGGCCCGCAAAGCCATCCCCGTCAACCCGAGGCAGCAGACCCAACTGGAAAACATCTGGGCCGCCGGGGATTGTGCCGAATCCTTTCACCGGGTTTCCCGACGCCCCGTGCACATCGCGCTGGGGACCGTGGCCAACAAGCAGGGGACGGTGGCCGGCATCAATCTCGCCGGCGGCTACGCGACCTTTCCCGGGGTCGTCGGGACCGCGGTCAGCAAAATCTGTCAATATGAAGTGGCCCGCACCGGGCTGCAGGAAACGGAGATCCGGGAGATTGGTCTCGAGGCGGTCAGCGCGACCATCACCAGTAAAACCCGGGCCGGATACTACCCCGGCGGCGGTCCGGTCACGGTAAAGCTCTGGGCCGAAAAGGGGAGTGGGCGGCTGCTCGGCGGCCAGATCGTCGGTATCGAAGGCGCCGCCAAGCGCATCGACGTTCTGGCCACCGCGCTCCATGCGGAATTGACCATCGAGCAGCTCATCTACCTCGATCTCTCCTACGCGCCCCCGTACTCCCCGGTTTGGGATCCGGTGCAGACGGCGGCCCGGCAGGTATTGAACAAACTTTGACGCCCCAAGGCCCGGTCGATATATCCAAGGAGACAGCGATGGGATTCATCTTCGGACTGATCATTTTCGCGGCTGATCTGTACGCCATTTTCCAAACCCTGCAGAGCCCGGCGCCCAGCACGACCAAGCTGCTCTGGACCCTGGTCATTTTGCTGCTCCCGGTGCTTGGGCTGGTTCTCTGGTTTTTTCTGGGGCCCAAGGTGGCAAAGGTCTGAACTTGCCCGTGCCCTCATTTGGATCAACGCTTCGCTCCAGAAAAGCCCGGGCACCGTCGGCAATTTCCCTCGCCCCTCGGTGGGGGAGGGGGGAGAATACTGCCGGTAATCGCATTCGTCTGCTGTGTCTGAGCTATCTTCACTTTAACGGACACACCAGCTACCCTAATGGGATCAGGAGGAGTGTTCATGAGCAGTCATCGCAAATACGATCCAGATTTCAAGCGTGAGGCCGTTCGTCTGGCGGACACGTATGGGGGGCGGGCCACCGCAACTCTGGCCTGGGAGCGATCGGCCTCCTGTCATCGTAAAATGCTCCGTCAAACTGTTTTATGTTTTCTTGACAGTCCTGGCGTTTCCACCTAGGATTTATGAACTGGTAGGACCAGTAACCCTCTAGCCATGAGGTGGTATGAGCGCGAAACTTCTTGATCCTATTCGCAGATCGCGTATATCCGAGCAGGTGGCCAACCAGATCGAGGAGCTGATTCGGGCCCAGAAGTTGAACCTGGGCGACAAGCTTCCCTCAGAACGCCAGTTGATGGAGATGCTCGGCGTCGGCCGCGGCGCGGTGCGCGAGGCGTTGCGGATTCTCGAAATCAAGGGGTATGTGGAGTCACGACCTGGAATCGGCTCGTTCGTGAAGGATTTCGAAGGGGACATCCGGCTCCCTTTTTCGCTGTGGTTGGCGGACCGCAACGAAATCCTCGCCAATTTTTTCGAGGTCCGGCTGTTTCTTGAACCCAATGCGGCAGCCCTGGCCGCAAAACGCATCACCCCGGAGCAGTTGCGGGAGCTGGCCGAAACCCACCAGGCGTTTTGCCGGAAGGTGGCCGACGGCGATCTGACGGGTTCCATCAAGGTGGATGCCGAGTTTCACAAGCTGATTGCCCAGGCCACCCAAAACAAGCTGCTGGCCATGACCATGGAGACCCTCAACAAGTCGGTCATCGAGGGGTGGAAAGCAAGTCTTCGGGCCCCGGGGCGGGCAGACAAAACCATCCGGGAGCACGCCTCGCTGCTGCAGGCCATCGAAAACAAAGACCCTCATGAGGCCGCTCGGCTGACGCGGGAACACCTGGAGAACGCCGTTGCCGACCTGAAGAAATCGGGTCTGGACATCCAAGAATAGGCGGTCATTTCTCAACCGTTCCCTCCCCCTGGCGGGGAGGGACACCGAGGGGTCCAGCAATGCTGGGGGGATTCCCGGCATTTACTGGATTCAGGTGCAATACTAGTACAGAGCTTTTTTTCTACTGGTAGTACCAGTAGCCCATAGGCCGACCGAATGGGTGCTGGGCCCTTTCGAGCGTTACCGGAGTGCCGGTGCCGTAAAAAATGAGGGTCCTGGGCCCATATCGACAACCCGCGCATCAACGCTCAAAAAAAGGAGGCAACAATGGTCAGCGGAGGAATGGCGGTTATCTTTCTGGCTCTTTGTGTCGGGCTTATCATCTACCTGACGTCCAAGTTCAAAGCCAACGCGTTTGTGGTGCTTATCTTCGTCGCTTTCATTTTCGGCCTGCTGGTGCAGATGCCATTGCCTGAAATCGTCAAAAATATCCGCGACGGTTTCGGCGGTACCCTTGGTTACATCGGCATTGTCATCGTCGCCGGGACCATCATCGGGACCATTCTCGAAAATACCGGGGCCGCGCTGGCCATGACCCAGGGGATTCTCCGGGTGGTCGGAAAACAGCGCTCCCCGCTGGCCATGAGCATCGCCGGCTACGTGGTGTCGATTCCCGTGTTCTGCGACTCGGGCTACGTCATCATGACCCCGTTGAACAAGGCGCTGGCCAAGCAAAGCGGCAAATCCATGGCCACCATGGCCATCGCCCTGGCCACCGGACTCTATGCCACCCATTGCCTGGTGCCGCCCACCCCGGGGCCGATCGCCGCGGCCGGGGTGCTGGGGGCCGACCTGGGGCGGGTCATCGGCTTCGGCCTGCTGGTCTCCATACCGGGGATGATTGCCGGCTATCTGTGGGCGGTGTTTTTCGCCAAGCGCTACGACATTCAGCCCGAGGGGACTGAATCCTACGAGACCCTGGTGGAGCGCTACGGCAACCTGCCCGGGGGCTTTCATTCCTGCCTCCCCATTCTGATCCCGATCCTGCTGATTCTGCTCAAGTCGATCGCCAGCTATCCCACTCACCCCTTCGGCGAGGGGATGTTGAGCGAAGTGCTGCAGTTCATCGGCGATCCGGTCACGGCCCTGATGCTGGGTATCCCCATCGCCTTGACCCTGATCAAGCCCCACCAGTTCAAGCAGGCCGTCGAGGGGTGGATGAGCGAAGGGGTGCAGCACGCCGCCCTGATCCTCGCCATCACCGGCGCCGGCGGGGCCTTCGGCAAAATTCTGAAGAGTTCGCCGCTCTCCGATTACCTCGGCGCCAGTCTGTCCACGATGCACCTGGGCATTTTCCTCCCTTTCATCATCGCCGCCGCCATCAAGACGGCGCAGGGTTCGTCCACCGTCTCCATTATCACCACCGCTTCGATCATGGCGCCGCTGCTCGGCAGTCTCGGGCTCGACCCGACCTTTACCGTGCTGGCCATCGGCGCCGGGGCGATGACGGTTTCCCATGCCAATGACTCCTATTTCTGGGTGGTTTCCCAGTTTTCGGGGATGGACACTCCCACGGCCTACAAGACCTTTACCTCCGCCACGGCCATTCTGGGGTTCACCACCATCATTTCCGTCGCCCTGATTTCGGCAATTTTTTAACTTCCCCTGCCAAGCACTGAAGGGAGCGGGGAACCGGGGTAAAATAAGAGGGGGAGGGGGTTGGACCTCCTCCCCCTCGGGACCGGACATCCAGTACGGACGGGAGCACCAATGATTTTCGGCAAGTTGCGAATCAAACTGCTGGAGCGTAGCGCCTTCAATGCCTTCGCCCTGTCGCAGTTCGACAAGGCCGCGGCGGCCTTTGAAAAACTCATCGCCCTGGCCCCCGGCCGCCGCGGGGGGCGTTTCAATCTCGGCCTGGCGCTGCTGGCCGGCAACCAATGGGACGCCGCCCTTGGGTATTTCCGGCAGGAGGCCGACCTCTTCGGGGAGACATTCCCTCTGGTCAAGGCGATGGCCGAGGCCGCTTATCTTAAAGGCGAACGCGCCGCTGCCCGGGAGCACTACGAACGAGCCCTGGGGCAGGCCGATTCGCCCAGTGAGCGCAATTTCTGCTCACTGCGTTTGGCCATCTGCGGAAGCCCGGAGCGCTTTGCTCAGGCCCGCCATGCCAGAGGGTTGATCGACCAGGGGGACGCGCATATGCTGCGCAGGGAGTACGATGCGGCGGAGGAACTGTTCAGAGAGGCCACCAGGCTGGATCCGACGAGTTTTCAGGCCATGAACAACCTGGGCGCCATCCGTTTGGCAAAAAAGGATTATGCGAGCGCCCAGGAGTATTTTCAGATGGCGGACAAGATCGCCGAGTTGCCCATGGTTAAGAAAAACCTGGCCTACCTGGCCAAGCAGCGGGGGCTGTGATGGCATACCCCGAACCGGAAGAGATGAGAAGACAACTGAGCGAAATTTTTCAGGCCGGCCTCGAGCGGGTGGACCCCTACCGGATGATCACCCGGCACCTGAGGGTCGAGGGGGACCGGCTGGTGGTGGCCATGGAGGGCTACCATCTCGAGGTGCCGCTTGGGGATTACCGGCGGATCCTGCTCCTTGGGGCGGGGAAAGCCTCGGGGCCGATGGCCCGGGCGGTGGAGGAGATTCTCGGCGACCGGATCGAGAGCGGCCTGGTCTGTGTCAAGTACGGTCACACCGTCGACCTGCGGCGGGCGGAGATGGTGGAAGCGGGGCACCCGGTGCCGGATCGGAACGGGGTGGACGCGGCCCGGCGCATTGCGGCACTGGCCCGCGCCGCCGATGCCCAGACCCTGGTCATCAACTGCATCTCCGGCGGCGGCTCGGCCCTGCTCCCCTTTCCGATGGACGGGGCGACCTCCGGCGGCCTGGTCGAGCTTTCCCTGGACGACAAGCAGTGCACCACCAGCGCCCTGTTGCGTTGCGGGGCGGATATCCAGGAGATCAACTGCGTGCGCAAACACATCTCGGGGATCAAGGGGGGGCGACTGCTGCAGATGCTGCAGCCGGCCCGCAGCCTCAACCTGATCCTTTCCGACGTGGTTGGCGACGATTTGGGGAGCATCGCCTCGGGCATGACCACCTTCGACGCCACCAGTTACGCCCAGGCTCTGGAGATCGTCGATCGCTACCGGTTGCGAACCGAAATTCCTGCCCAGGTGCTGCGGGCCCTGGAACTGGGGGCCCAGGGCCGGATTCCTGAGACGGTAAAGGCCGGTGCCTCCTGCCTGGAGCGGGTCGACAACGTGATGATCGGCACCAACCGCCAGGCCCTGCTCGCTGCCGCCGCCAAAGCGGCGTCCCTCGGGTTCGAGGTTCGCGCCCTGACTTCGCAACTGGCCGGCGAGGCCCGTCACGCGGCCAAGGTGATAGCCGACATCGCCAAAGATGTGGTGGTCAGTGACATGTTGGCCGCAAAACCCGCCTGCCTGCTGCTGGGCGGGGAGACGGTGGTGACCCTGCGCGGAAACGGCAAGGGGGGGCGCAACCAGGAGATGGCCTTGGCCTTTCTCGACGAATTGAAAACCTGGGGAGAAGGGCGGCGGAGGGTCTTTTTTCTGGCCGCCTCCACCGACGGCAACGACGGCCCCACCGATGCGGCAGGGGCCTTCGCCGATGAGGAGGTCCTGCGGCAAACCTGGGCGCTGGAGGGCGATTGCCTGGCCAACGCCTTGAACAACAACGATTCCTACCATTTTTTCGAGAAGACGGGGGGCTTGTTCAAAACCGGGCCGACCAACACCAACGTCTGCGATCTGCAGATCGCGATCATTATCTAGGAGGCTGTCGGACAATCCATGGGCCGGCTGCAACTTCGGCTGCTTGGTCCGTAAAGTCCGACGCCCTCCCAGAGCCTGGGGAGGACTGGTTTCCAGGAACCGACAGGAGCCGACACCATGTTTCGTCGTACCAAGATCGTCGCCACCGTGGGGCCCGCCTGCGAGAGCAAGGAGATGCTCAATGCCCTGCTGGAAGCCGGCGTCGACGTATTCCGTCTCAACTTCTCCCATGGCGATCACGGGGCCAAAGCCGCGATCATCGACCACATTCGCACCCTCTCGAAACTGCACCAGCGGGCGGTGGCCATCCTCGGCGACCTGCAGGGGCCCAAGATCCGTACCGGAGTGATGCAGGGCGGGGCCCTGCAACTGGTGGCGGGCGAGGAGATCACCCTGACCACCCGCGAGGTGCTGGGAGAGGCGCGCCTCGTCCCCACCCAGTACAGGGAACTTCCGGGGGACGTGACAGCCGGCAACCGGATTTTGCTCGACGACGGGCTGATGGAACTCGAAGTGATTTCCTCCGGGGGAACCGAGGTGCGCTGCCGGGTGGTCAGCGGCGGGGTTCTCAAGGACAAAAAAGGGATGAACCTCCCCGGCGTCGCCGTCTCCGCGCCGGCGTTGACGCCCAAGGACGAAGAGGATCTCGCCTTTTGCATCGAACAGGGGCTCGATTACGTCGCGCTCTCCTTTATCCGCCAGGCCTCTGACGTGCTCGCTCTGCGGGACATGCTGGTGCGGAACAAGGCGGGGCTGCAGATCATCGCCAAGATCGAGAAACCCGAGGCGGTGGACAATTTTCCTGCCATTCTCGAGGCGGCAGACGGCATCATGGTGGCCCGTGGCGACCTGGGCGTGGAAATCAGGCCGGAGAAGGTGCCGCTGATCCAGAAGCGGATCATCCGCAAGTGCAACGAAGCAGGCAAACCGGTGATCACCGCTACCCAGATGCTGGAGAGCATGGTGACCAATCCGCGTCCCACCCGTGCCGAGACCTCGGACGTGGCCAACGCCATCCTGGATGGCACCGACGCGGTGATGCTCTCGGCGGAAACGGCCTCCGGCAAATTTCCCCTTGAGGCGGTGTCGGTCATGGTGCAGGTCGCCCTCGACGTGGAAGGCGATCCTCAGCTCAAAGAAAAGGTCTTTCAGCCCGTTTCCGAGATCGGCGGGGTTCCCCATGTCACCGAAGCCATCGGCCAGGGGGCTTGCCGCATGGCCGAGGCGGTGGGCGCCAAGGCGATCCTCGCCTTTACCCAGACCGGCAGCACCGCGGCGCTGGTCTCCAAGTACCGGCCGAGCATGCCGATTTACGCGGTCACCCCGTCGCAGGCGGTACGCCGCCGCTTGGCCCTCTACGCCGGGGTGCGCTCCATCCGGGTCGATATCGAGGGGGATACCGAAGCGCAGATCCGCTCGGTGGAGGACGCGGTGCTCTCCTCCAAGGTGCTGGAGCAAGGCGAACTTGTGGTCATCACCATGGGAAGCCCGTTGTCCGATCCCGGCACCACCAACCTGTTGAAGGTTCACCGCCTCGGCGCCCTGGGGTATTATCCCAAAGACCTCAACTGATCCCTGACTGGCGAGGGGGCATACCCTGGGAGATGCAAGGCAGGTTTGGTCTCGGGCGGCCCACAGCTCGCCGGCGGCGGGCACCGTTTTGACCGGGGGAAACGTTTCCGGGGTTCTGCGCAGCCGGGTTGCCCGTACCGGCGTTGTTGCACCGGGGCGGGGAGGGGAGCGAATCCCACGAAGGATGGGACAAGGTTGACAAAGTCTACCGAGGAGGAGTTTCATGGCCGTCGTTGAAGTCAGCATTACCCCTTTGGGGACCGCCGGAATCGGGATTTCGAAGTTCGTGGCCGGCTGCGTGGAGATCATTCGCGCCTCGGGGCTCAAGCATCAGCTCACCCCCATGGGGACTATCATCGAAGGGGATCTGGATGAGATCTTCGCCGTGTTGCGACGAATGCACGAATCCCCCTTCAACGCCGGGGCGCAGCGGGTCTCCACGTCGATCAAGATCGACGACCGTCGCGACCGCCCCGAGCATACCATGGCCGGCAAAGTGGCCTCGGTACAGAGTAAGCTGGACCGGTGACCGGGTTGACGAGGTGAGCATGGGAAGATCATTCAAACCCCGCGGCAAACGGGGGCCGACACCGCCCGCGGTAAAAAGTCAGGAAGAGGCGGATACACTGGTGAGGAAGCTGCGCGGAGAAATGGCCGACGGTGAAAATTACCGGGAAAAATCCCTCAAGCTTCATGGCTGGATCTGCGCCAAGTGCGGCCGGGAATTCGAGGCAAGCACCCTGCACCTGCTCACCGTCCACCACAAGGACGGCAACCACCACAACAATCCGCCCGACGGCAGCAACTGGGAGAACCTCTGCATCTACTGCCACGACGACGAGCATTCGCGCAGCCTGCTCGGCGACTATCTTTCCGGGGCTGGCAAGGGCAGGGGATGAAACCGGGATTTTTACCCTTGACACCCCATTGCCGATTTGGTATCAATACCGAGCTTTTAGCGGCACCCAACGCCGTAAAGGCCCCGTCGCCAAGTGGTAAGGCAGAGGTCTGCAAAACCTCCATCACCAGTTCGAATCTGGTCGGGGCCTCCAATCGCTGAACAAAGCCAGCCGCCTGCGGCTGGCTTTTCTTTTTCCTGTGGGCACCATGCATCTGCTGACCCTGCCGATCATCACGCTGCTCGTGCTGCTGGGCTCCCTGGCCGGGTTTCTGGCGGGGTTGCTCGGCATCGGCGGCGGTATCATCCTGGTGCCGCTGTTTCTGTGGGTGTTCAGCACCGCGGGGTTTCATCCCGAGGTGATCGTGCACCTGGCCTTCGGCACCAGCCTCGCCATCATCCTGCCTACCGCGATCAGCAGCACCCTGGGGCACCGCAAGCGGGGCAACGTCGATTGGCACCAGGTGCTCTACCTCAGCATCGGCGCCGCCCTGGGGGCGGTCGCAGGGGCCTCGGCCGCAGCCGGTCTCTCGGGAGAGTGGCTGAAGGTGGCTTTCGGGGCGATGCAGATCCTGGTCGCCCTCAAGATGTATTTCCTGCATCCTCATCTGCCGCCCGAGCGCGGCAACCAGGTCCCCGTTTATGCCCTGCTGCTGGTCGGGCTGACCGGAGGGGCGTTTTCAGCGTTTTTCGGAGTGGGAGGCGGGGTCATCGCGGTTCCGCTGATGGTCATCGTGCTGCAGCTGCCGATTCACCTGGCGGTGGGCAACTCAAGCGCCCTGATCGTGGTTTCGGCCTTCACTGGCGCGCTCTCCTACACCCTGCACGGCCTGGGCAATGCCCAACTGCCTCCCTACTCCTTGGGTTACGTCAATGTCCTGGTCGCCTTTCTGGTGGCCCCTTTCACCATCCTCCTGGCCCGGCTTGGGGTTCGGGTTGCCGGCCGGGTATCCAATGATAGACTGAGATATATCTTCGCCGCGGTTCTGCTGATCATCGGCTTGCGGATGATCGTCAAGAACCTGTATTTCTGACCCGGGTCCGCGAGCTTTGCCCCAAGGAGGCCTGCATGCGGCGCAATCCCGCCGTCGCCGGGCAGTTTTATCCCGGCACCGCCGAAGAACTCCGCCACTCCCTCGGCCGACTGATTCCGGTTTCCCGGGAGCCGCACAAAGCTTTCGGAATCGTCTCTCCCCACGCCGGATACCTTTACTCCGGAGCGATCGCCGGGGAAACCTTCGCCCGCGTCGAGGTGCCGCGGCGGGTGGTGATTCTCGGACCCAACCACCAGGGACTCGGCCATCGGGCAGGGGTCTATGCCGGGGGCAGTTGGCTGACGCCCCTGGGCGAAGCGCGGATCGACGAACCCCTGGCCGAAGAAATCCTCCAGGGCTGCCCGGCCCTTGCCGCCGACGAGACCTGCCATCGCTTCGAGCATTCCCTCGAAGTGCAGGTCCCCTTCATCCAGACCCGGGCTCCAGGGGCCTCCATCGTCCCCATCTGCCTGCGGGGGGCCGCCCTGGATGAGCTGCTCGAATTGGGGCGGCACCTGGGAAAAACCCTGGCGCGTCACGACGATGTGCTGATGGTCGCCAGCTCGGACATGACCCATTACGAATCCGGGGAGCGCGCGCGGAAAAAGGACATGCTGGCCCTGGAGAAGGTGTTGGATCTCGACCCCCAGGGGCTCTACCTGGTGGTCCGGGAGAAGGGGATCACCATGTGCGGGGTGGTGCCGGTGGTGGTCATGCTGGCTGCCGCCCTGGAGATGGGGGCGCAGAAGGCCACCCTGGTCCGTTACGGCAATTCGGGCGAGGTCACCGGGGACCAGTCCGAGGTGGTGGGGTACGCGGGAGTCATCGTGGAGTAGGGGGGGAGGCCGTGGGCAGTGGGCAGTGGTGAGAATTAAACCCTTGCGAACTTGTCGAGGCTAAAGTATATAAATTGGGCCACCGAAAAGGTGGCCTTTTCTTTCATGCTGACCACTGATCACCGACCACTGTCCACTGCTTTCAAGGAGTCCCCCATGTCCGACCTTCGTGTCCGCTTCGCTCCCAGCCCGACGGGCCACCTGCATATCGGTGGGGCCCGCACCGCGCTGTTCAACTACCTGCTGGCCAAAAAGGAAAAAGGCACCTACGTGCTGCGCATCGAGGACACCGACGTGGCCCGCTCCACCCAGGAGTCGGTGGATGCCATTCTGCAGGCCATGGAGTGGCTGGGGCTTTCCTG
This window encodes:
- a CDS encoding glycerate kinase type-2 family protein, whose translation is MRRQLSEIFQAGLERVDPYRMITRHLRVEGDRLVVAMEGYHLEVPLGDYRRILLLGAGKASGPMARAVEEILGDRIESGLVCVKYGHTVDLRRAEMVEAGHPVPDRNGVDAARRIAALARAADAQTLVINCISGGGSALLPFPMDGATSGGLVELSLDDKQCTTSALLRCGADIQEINCVRKHISGIKGGRLLQMLQPARSLNLILSDVVGDDLGSIASGMTTFDATSYAQALEIVDRYRLRTEIPAQVLRALELGAQGRIPETVKAGASCLERVDNVMIGTNRQALLAAAAKAASLGFEVRALTSQLAGEARHAAKVIADIAKDVVVSDMLAAKPACLLLGGETVVTLRGNGKGGRNQEMALAFLDELKTWGEGRRRVFFLAASTDGNDGPTDAAGAFADEEVLRQTWALEGDCLANALNNNDSYHFFEKTGGLFKTGPTNTNVCDLQIAIII
- the pyk gene encoding pyruvate kinase, which encodes MFRRTKIVATVGPACESKEMLNALLEAGVDVFRLNFSHGDHGAKAAIIDHIRTLSKLHQRAVAILGDLQGPKIRTGVMQGGALQLVAGEEITLTTREVLGEARLVPTQYRELPGDVTAGNRILLDDGLMELEVISSGGTEVRCRVVSGGVLKDKKGMNLPGVAVSAPALTPKDEEDLAFCIEQGLDYVALSFIRQASDVLALRDMLVRNKAGLQIIAKIEKPEAVDNFPAILEAADGIMVARGDLGVEIRPEKVPLIQKRIIRKCNEAGKPVITATQMLESMVTNPRPTRAETSDVANAILDGTDAVMLSAETASGKFPLEAVSVMVQVALDVEGDPQLKEKVFQPVSEIGGVPHVTEAIGQGACRMAEAVGAKAILAFTQTGSTAALVSKYRPSMPIYAVTPSQAVRRRLALYAGVRSIRVDIEGDTEAQIRSVEDAVLSSKVLEQGELVVITMGSPLSDPGTTNLLKVHRLGALGYYPKDLN
- a CDS encoding MTH1187 family thiamine-binding protein — translated: MAVVEVSITPLGTAGIGISKFVAGCVEIIRASGLKHQLTPMGTIIEGDLDEIFAVLRRMHESPFNAGAQRVSTSIKIDDRRDRPEHTMAGKVASVQSKLDR
- a CDS encoding YajD family HNH nuclease, translated to MGRSFKPRGKRGPTPPAVKSQEEADTLVRKLRGEMADGENYREKSLKLHGWICAKCGREFEASTLHLLTVHHKDGNHHNNPPDGSNWENLCIYCHDDEHSRSLLGDYLSGAGKGRG
- a CDS encoding sulfite exporter TauE/SafE family protein; the encoded protein is MHLLTLPIITLLVLLGSLAGFLAGLLGIGGGIILVPLFLWVFSTAGFHPEVIVHLAFGTSLAIILPTAISSTLGHRKRGNVDWHQVLYLSIGAALGAVAGASAAAGLSGEWLKVAFGAMQILVALKMYFLHPHLPPERGNQVPVYALLLVGLTGGAFSAFFGVGGGVIAVPLMVIVLQLPIHLAVGNSSALIVVSAFTGALSYTLHGLGNAQLPPYSLGYVNVLVAFLVAPFTILLARLGVRVAGRVSNDRLRYIFAAVLLIIGLRMIVKNLYF
- the amrB gene encoding AmmeMemoRadiSam system protein B; this encodes MRRNPAVAGQFYPGTAEELRHSLGRLIPVSREPHKAFGIVSPHAGYLYSGAIAGETFARVEVPRRVVILGPNHQGLGHRAGVYAGGSWLTPLGEARIDEPLAEEILQGCPALAADETCHRFEHSLEVQVPFIQTRAPGASIVPICLRGAALDELLELGRHLGKTLARHDDVLMVASSDMTHYESGERARKKDMLALEKVLDLDPQGLYLVVREKGITMCGVVPVVVMLAAALEMGAQKATLVRYGNSGEVTGDQSEVVGYAGVIVE